In Tenebrio molitor chromosome 6, icTenMoli1.1, whole genome shotgun sequence, one genomic interval encodes:
- the frtz gene encoding WD repeat-containing and planar cell polarity effector protein fritz codes for MLTLLSEIHFWSTQEDVIVKHTDFGSFKYYSKKDSTDTLCYLSKKKYCEQRGVVWHFPNKRPQKLRDRLKELEEYLLHNKIVCFAWSDNQLQLLLSTGVLVNLTINIKTGDLLSISFEKQLAAKLQVNILCDGIILGQQIICICNDGHVLGYGGQWKDGWIVEGGPRRHLNFHSDWLAVWGKSEAEHPQPWSPLGKDYQRANLHLYWVGARGPELLAYKKTDGDPIDVVVSRTTKRTVILIEQKVTLRGSVSVEVSSLELVGSSLKRISVISVPLQTQVSCCALNETEDRLLIGCIDGSLALLDRNRGSTRTVKSLFIPKFARWNPSGAVVVILNERGQLQYFDTALNSIKSQIMGEDCTPTALVDLSGYFNVQFTVSSLSWGPKDLVLALEQGPMLLISQIDRALSFKALAQRYLKMGKVDKAIRLLLSWEFNEESFNILQKVVAYLLSRPMTEEVAKFLQDALGCFHSPAVPLNSEIRNRFFTQVFSLTRRFFHQLVRANMFETAFLLAVDLGHHDLFMDLHYIAVTIGETEMAAAARAQASALLSRCSSEASNCTRSSCSQCSDSGSSEEIDEFAPKTETSNENFLTTNFNQAQPKTYRNFVPPVPNVGYAPRATFVRAPQIPANFVRTNFNFGSNVPAPPLPFAPPLPNLGIPYVGKVAQTRPNLNSYKNSFAPIKPAIPPPPLPSTSGQASYTGAVKKPQAKVKFSDTVTAFIVPEIKRPVRPPPPPHLTDPQKELADSLPLCHPNEDYLKDFTPMRKDGSEGEEQPKIKVVHFGVV; via the exons ATGTTAACCCTACTTAGTGAAATACATTTCTGGAGCACCCAAGAAGATGTGATAGTCAAGCACACAGATTTTGGATCGTTCAA ATATTACTCAAAGAAGGACTCCACTGACACCCTTTGCTACCTCagtaaaaagaaatattgtgAACAGAGAGGTGTAGTGTGGCATTTTCCCAACAAGCGCCCACAAAAACTGCGAGACAGACTCAAAGAACTAGag gaatATCTCTTGCATAACAAAATAGTTTGTTTTGCTTGGTCAGACAATCAGTTGCAACTGTTATTGTCAACAGGCGTCCTCGTGAACCTCACCATCAACATCAAAACCGGCGACTTGCTCAGTATAAGTTTTGAGAAGCAACTCGCGGCGAAATTGCAAGTCAACATTTTGTGTGATGGAATTATCTTGGGCCAACAGATAATCTGCATTTGTAACGACGGTCACGTGTTGGGTTACGGGGGCCAGTGGAAAGACGGCTGGATCGTCGAAGGGGGCCCCCGCCGCCACTTGAACTTCCACAGCGACTGGTTGGCGGTGTGGGGCAAGTCCGAAGCCGAACACCCCCAGCCCTGGAGCCCCCTCGGCAAAGACTACCAAAGAGCCAACCTGCACTTGTACTGGGTAGGGGCACGCGGCCCCGAATTACTAGCCTACAAAAAAACAGACGGTGACCCTATCGACGTCGTCGTCAGCAGAACCACCAAAAGGACGGTCATTTTGATAGAGCAGAAAGTAACGCTCCGGGGCTCAGTCTCGGTGGAAGTGAGCAGTTTGGAGTTGGTGGGGTCCAGTCTTAAGCGGATATCCGTGATCTCTGTCCCGCTGCAAACGCAAGTCAGTTGTTGCGCTTTGAACGAAACCGAGGACAGATTACTGATCGGTTGCATCGACGGGTCTTTGGCTCTGTTGGACCGCAACAGGGGCTCCACCAGGACGGTCAAGTCGTTGTTTATTCCCAAGTTCGCCAGGTGGAACCCCTCGGGGGCGGTAGTTGTGATATTGAACGAAAGAGGACAGCTGCAGTACTTCGACACGGCTCTGAACAGCATCAAGTCGCAGATCATGGGCGAGGACTGCACCCCCACGGCTCTGGTCGACTTGTCGGGGTACTTTAACGTGCAGTTCACGGTGAGCTCGCTCAGTTGGGGCCCCAAAGATCTGGTCCTGGCGTTGGAGCAAGGTCCGATGTTGCTCATCTCCCAGATCGATCGAGCCTTGAGTTTCAAGGCCCTAGCCCAGAGGTACCTCAAGATGGGCAAGGTTGACAAGGCCATTCGACTCCTGTTGAGTTGGGAGTTCAACGAAGAGAGTTtcaatattttgcagaaagtcGTCGCGTATCTGTTGTCGCGTCCGATGACGGAAGAGGTGGCGAAGTTCCTTCAGGACGCTTTGGGGTGCTTTCACAGCCCCGCGGTGCCCCTCAACAGCGAGATTCGCAACCGGTTCTTCACCCAAGTCTTCTCCCTCACTCGGCGATTTTTCCACCAGCTGGTGCGCGCCAACATGTTCGAGACCGCCTTTTTGTTGGCGGTGGACCTGGGGCATCACGATTTGTTCATGGACTTGCACTACATCGCCGTCACCATCGGCGAGACGGAGATGGCCGCCGCCGCCCGCGCCCAAGCTTCGGCGCTCTTGAGTCGGTGCTCGAGCGAGGCCTCGAATTGCACTCGTTCGTCGTGCTCCCAGTGCTCCGACTCCGGAAGCAGCGAAGAAATCGACGAGTTCGCACCGAAGACTGAAACCTCCAACGAGAATTTCCTCACCACGAATTTCAACCAAGCGCAGCCCAAGACCTACAGGAACTTCGTCCCGCCGGTGCCCAACGTGGGGTACGCTCCGCGGGCCACCTTCGTCAGGGCGCCACAGATCCCCGCGAATTTCGTCCGGACCAATTTCAATTTTGGGAGCAACGTTCCGGCGCCGCCTTTGCCCTTCGCGCCACCCTTGCCCAATCTGGGGATCCCCTACGTCGGGAAAGTCGCGCAAACTCGCCCGAATTTGAACAGTTACAAGAATTCGTTCGCGCCGATCAAGCCCGCGATCCCGCCGCCTCCGCTGCCGTCCACCTCGGGACAAGCGAGCTATACGGGGGCGGTGAAGAAGCCGCAAGCCAAAGTCAAGTTTTCCGACACGGTGACGGCGTTCATAGTTCCGGAGATTAAAAGACCGGTCAGGCCGCCGCCCCCGCCGCACCTGACCGACCCCCAAAAAGAACTAGCCGACAGTTTACCGCTCTGTCACCCCAATGAGGACTACCTCAAGGATTTCACCCCCATGAGGAAGGACGGGAGCGAGGGAGAAGAACAGCCCAAAATTAAAGTCGTGCATTTTGGGGTTGTTTGA